One window of the Zea mays cultivar B73 chromosome 3, Zm-B73-REFERENCE-NAM-5.0, whole genome shotgun sequence genome contains the following:
- the LOC103652238 gene encoding transcription elongation factor 1 homolog, whose product MGKRKSRKAPPSKKVAQKVATAFDCPFCGHSGSVECSIDLKDRVAKAECGVCMAVYATIANALTEPVDVYSEWIDECEKANEGVDAEESRQRGRRRRRRLT is encoded by the coding sequence ATGGGGAAGAGGAAGTCGAGGAAGGCACCGCCGTCCAAGAAGGTGGCGCAGAAGGTCGCCACGGCCTTCGACTGCCCCTTCTGCGGCCACAGCGGCAGCGTCGAGTGCAGCATCGACCTCAAGGACCGCGTCGCGAAGGCGGAGTGCGGTGTCTGCATGGCGGTGTACGCCACCATCGCCAACGCGCTCACGGAGCCCGTCGACGTCTACTCCGAGTGGATCGACGAGTGCGAGAAAGCCAACGAAGGCGTCGACGCCGAGGAAAGCCGCCAACGAGGGCGTCGACGCCGACGCCGGCTGACGTGA
- the LOC103650663 gene encoding exocyst complex component EXO70B1, whose product MDSRSQAPYKSSSFSPATTRDEGGGRTREVDRNFSLGALRDKRDLPYGGSREQSISEEDEQEGGGDHGAARGGGEGPGSVGGGCCGEPDLAALSAEVDAFLAGQDEGTPVSVTEATLDRFASAVELLVASSEGAEEKWAVEAAAGEPPALLAAVTRIAALASALGKSPEGGGKHAAAVSRVTAVLHRAMAFVEEEFHALLEGPRVPRAGGEHEPDRCVLAPPDAAGRDEPAPPYPPETVDRLRAMADAMVAAGYVTECSQIFLVTRRNAFDAALRGLGYDKPNVDDVARMAWEALEAVIVTWTKAFRHAINVGLSTEHDLCARVFAGRHAAVGRGIFADLSRCVMLHMLSFTEAVATTKRAAEKLFKVLDMYEAVRDASPVIDAFLSADEPAGEHGRHTGLADLKSEVAAARSRLGESAAAIFRELESSIRADAGKQPVPGGAVHPLTRYVMNYLKYACEYNSTLEQVFREHHHGGDDGSDNPFAAQLMEVMELLHGNLEANSRLYKDPSLSNIFLMNNGRYMLQKIRGSAETNAMLGEAWARKQSTNLRQYHKNYQRDAWSRVLGLLRDDGVLTVKGHVQKPVLKERFKQFNAAMDEIHRTQGAWVVSDEQLQSELRVSIAAVVVPAYRSFLGRFAQHFSAGRQTEKYVKLSAEDLETIIDELFDGNATSMPRKKT is encoded by the coding sequence ATGGACAGCCGGAGCCAAGCGCCCTACAAGTCCAGCAGCTTCTCGCCGGCGACAACCCGCGACGAGGGCGGCGGCAGGACCCGGGAGGTCGACCGCAACTTCTCCCTCGGCGCGCTCCGCGACAAGAGGGACCTCCCGTACGGAGGCTCCAGAGAGCAGTCCATCAGCGAGGAGGACGAGCAAGAGGGAGGTGGTGACCATGGGGCCGCGCGAGGAGGCGGCGAGGGTCCGGGCTCGGTGGGAGGGGGATGCTGCGGCGAGCCGGACCTCGCCGCGTTGTCGGCGGAGGTGGACGCGTTCCTCGCGGGCCAGGACGAGGGCACGCCGGTGAGCGTCACGGAGGCGACGCTGGACAGGTTCGCGTCCGCCGTCGAGCTGCTGGTCGCCAGCTCCGAGGGCGCCGAGGAGAAGTGGGCCGTGgaggccgccgccggcgagccGCCGGCGCTGCTGGCCGCGGTCACGCGCATCGCGGCGCTCGCGTCGGCGCTCGGCAAGAGCCCCGAGGGAGGCGGCAAGCACGCCGCCGCCGTGAGCCGAGTCACGGCCGTGCTGCACCGGGCCATGGCGTTCGTCGAGGAAGAGTTCCACGCGCTGCTGGAGGGCCCGCGCGTCCCCAGGGCCGGGGGCGAGCACGAGCCCGACCGCTGCGTCCTCGCGCCGCCGGACGCCGCCGGACGGGACGAGCCCGCGCCGCCGTACCCGCCGGAGACCGTGGACCGGCTCCGCGCCATGGCCGACGCCATGGTCGCCGCGGGCTACGTGACGGAGTGCTCGCAGATATTCCTGGTCACGCGGCGGAACGCGTTCGACGCGGCGCTGCGGGGGCTCGGCTACGACAAGCCCAACGTCGACGACGTGGCGAGGATGGCGTGGGAGGCGCTGGAGGCGGTCATCGTGACGTGGACCAAGGCGTTCCGGCACGCCATCAACGTCGGCCTGTCCACGGAGCACGACCTCTGCGCGCGCGTCTTCGCCGGCCGCCACGCCGCCGTGGGGCGCGGCATCTTCGCGGACCTGTCGCGCTGCGTCATGCTGCACATGCTCAGCTTCACCGAGGCCGTGGCCACGACCAAGCGCGCCGCGGAGAAGCTCTTCAAGGTGCTGGACATGTACGAGGCGGTCCGCGACGCGTCCCCGGTCATCGATGCCTTCCTGTCCGCCGACGAGCCGGCCGGCGAGCACGGCCGCCACACCGGCCTGGCGGACCTCAAGTCCGAGGTCGCCGCCGCGCGGTCCCGGCTCGGCGAGTCCGCCGCCGCCATCTTCCGCGAGCTGGAGAGCTCCATCCGCGCCGACGCCGGGAAGCAGCCGGTGCCGGGCGGCGCTGTGCACCCGCTGACCCGCTACGTGATGAACTATCTAAAGTACGCGTGCGAGTACAACAGCACGCTGGAGCAGGTGTTCCGCGAGCACCACCACGGCGGTGACGACGGCAGTGACAACCCGTTCGCGGCGCAGCTGATGGAGGTGATGGAGCTGCTGCACGGCAACCTGGAGGCCAATTCGCGGCTGTACAAGGACCCGTCGCTGAGCAACATCTTCCTGATGAACAACGGGCGGTACATGCTGCAGAAGATCCGCGGGTCGGCGGAGACCAACGCCATGCTCGGCGAGGCGTGGGCGCGGAAGCAGTCGACCAACCTGCGGCAGTACCACAAGAACTACCAGCGGGACGCGTGGAGCCGCGTGCTGGGGCTGCTCCGGGACGACGGCGTGCTGACGGTGAAGGGCCACGTGCAGAAGCCTGTGCTCAAGGAGCGGTTCAAGCAGTTCAACGCCGCCATGGACGAGATCCACCGGACGCAGGGCGCGTGGGTCGTCAGCGACGAGCAGCTGCAGTCGGAGCTGCGCGTCTCCATCGCCGCCGTCGTCGTGCCGGCCTACCGCTCCTTCCTCGGCCGCTTCGCGCAGCACTTCAGCGCCGGGAGGCAGACGGAGAAGTACGTCAAACTCAGCGCCGAGGACTTGGAGACCATCATCGACGAGCTCTTCGACGGCAACGCCACGTCCATGCCGAGGAAGAAGACATGA